A single window of Oxyura jamaicensis isolate SHBP4307 breed ruddy duck chromosome 3, BPBGC_Ojam_1.0, whole genome shotgun sequence DNA harbors:
- the MARCKS gene encoding myristoylated alanine-rich C-kinase substrate, translating to MGAQFSKTAAKGEASAEKPGEAVAASPSKANGQENGHVKVNGDASPAAAEAGKEEVQANGSAPAEETGKEEAASSEPASEKEAAEAESTEPASPAEGEASPKTEEGATPSSSSETPKKKKKRFSFKKSFKLSGFSFKKNKKEAGEGAESEGGAAAAAEGGKEEAAAAPEAAGGDEGKGSTDEPCAAAPGGAEAAKEEAGDSQEAKSDEAAPEKAAGEEAPAAAAEEQQQQQQEAKAAEEAGGAAAAATTTTTSEASGSGEQEAASAAEEAARQEAPSESSPEGPAAEPAE from the exons ATGGGTGCCCAGTTCTCCAAGACCGCTGCAAAGGGCGAAGCCTCCGCCGAGAAACCTGGGGAAGCAGTGGCTGCATCTCCATCCAAGGCGAATggacag GAGAACGGCCACGTGAAGGTGAACGGCGACGCCTCCCCcgcggcggcggaggcgggCAAGGAGGAGGTGCAGGCGAACGGCAGCGCGCCCGCCGAGGAGACGGGCAAGGAGGAGGCGGCCTCGTCGGAGCCCGCCTCCGAGAAGGAGGCCGCCGAGGCGGAGAGCACCGAGCCGGCCTCGCCGGCGGAGGGAGAGGCCTCCCCCAAGACTGAGGAGGGCGCGACCCCCTCGTCCAGCAGCGAGaccccgaaaaaaaaaaagaagcgCTTTTCCTTCAAGAAGTCCTTTAAGCTGAGCGGCTTCTccttcaaaaagaacaaaaaggaggCCGGCGAGGGGGCGGAGAGCGAgggcggcgccgccgccgcggcggAGGGCGGgaaggaggaggcggcggcggcccccgaGGCGGCGGGCGGCGACGAGGGCAAGGGCTCCACCGACGAGCCCTGCGCGGCCGCCCCGGGCGGCGCCGAGGCGGCCAAGGAGGAGGCGGGGGACTCGCAGGAGGCCAAATCGGACGAGGCCGCCCCCGAGAAGGCGGCGGGAGAAGaggccccggcggcggcggcggaggagcagcagcagcagcagcaggaggccaaGGCGGCCGAGGAGGCcggcggcgccgccgccgccgccaccaccaccaccacgagCGAGGCCTCGGGCAGCGGCGAGCAGGAGGCGGCCTCGGCGGCGGAGGAGGCGGCGAGGCAGGAGGCCCCCTCCGAGAGCAGTCCGGAGGGCCCCGCCGCCGAGCCGGCGGAGTAG